One Gloeothece verrucosa PCC 7822 DNA window includes the following coding sequences:
- the glgB gene encoding 1,4-alpha-glucan branching enzyme, with product MSTTISPEQVNQIVYNLHHDPFEILGGHPVEDNGKIKQWVVRAYLPKAQEAWVVFPTDRKEYPMQAVHHPNFFECLIDTPELANYQLRIRSGEHEQVIHDPYAFRSAILTDFDIHLFGEGNHHRIYEKLGSHPVEIDGVKGVYFAVWAPNARNVSVLGDFNQWDGRLHQMRKRDNSVWELFIPDIGVGSSYKYEIKNWEGHIYEKSDPYGFQQEVRPKTASIVADLNSYQWHDDEWLEKRRHSNPLSQPISVYEVHLGSWLHASSAEKTQLLSGESEPVQVSEWNTQARFLSYYELAHKLIPYVKELGYTHIELLPIAEHPFDGSWGYQVTGYYAPTSRYGTPEDFMYFVDQCHQNGIGVLVDWVPGHFPKDGHGLAFFDGTHLYEHADPRKGEHKEWGTLVFNYGRNEVRNFLVANVLFWFDKYHIDGIRVDAVASMLYLDYARKEGEWVANEYGGRENLDAADFLRQVNSVLFGYHPGALSIAEESTAWPMVSWPTYMGGLGFNLKWNMGWMHDMLDYFSMDPWFRQFHQNNITFSMWYHHSENYMLALSHDEVVHGKSSIMGKMPGDEWQKYANVRTLFAYMFTHPGKKTMFMSMEIGQWSEWNVWGDLEWHLLQYEPHQRLKQFFSDVNALYKSQPALYERDFEQEGFQWVDCSDNRHSVVSFIRRAKDPTDFVVVICNFTPQPHSHYRIGVPESGFYTELFNSDAKKYGGSNMGNLGGKWTDEWSFHGLPYSLDLCLPPLAVLVLKLDRDKTAEAKQQSQSE from the coding sequence ATGTCCACAACCATATCTCCAGAACAAGTCAATCAAATTGTTTATAACCTCCACCATGACCCCTTTGAAATCCTCGGGGGCCATCCAGTAGAAGATAACGGAAAAATTAAGCAATGGGTTGTCCGCGCCTACTTACCTAAAGCACAAGAAGCCTGGGTCGTTTTCCCTACAGACCGGAAAGAATACCCCATGCAAGCGGTGCATCATCCCAACTTTTTTGAATGTCTAATTGATACACCAGAACTAGCCAATTATCAATTACGTATTCGCTCCGGAGAACATGAACAAGTTATTCATGACCCTTATGCTTTTCGTTCCGCAATCTTAACGGATTTCGATATACATTTATTCGGAGAAGGAAATCACCATCGGATTTATGAAAAACTCGGGAGCCATCCCGTAGAAATAGACGGAGTCAAAGGCGTTTATTTTGCCGTTTGGGCCCCAAATGCTCGTAATGTCTCTGTATTAGGAGATTTTAACCAGTGGGACGGCAGACTTCATCAAATGCGGAAACGCGATAATAGTGTCTGGGAACTGTTTATTCCTGACATTGGCGTTGGCAGCAGTTATAAATACGAGATCAAAAATTGGGAAGGTCATATTTATGAAAAATCTGACCCCTATGGTTTTCAGCAAGAAGTTCGTCCTAAAACGGCCTCGATCGTCGCTGATCTCAATAGCTATCAGTGGCACGATGACGAATGGTTAGAAAAACGCCGCCATAGTAACCCTCTGAGCCAACCTATTTCTGTTTATGAGGTGCATTTGGGGTCTTGGCTTCATGCTTCCTCAGCCGAAAAGACACAATTACTCAGTGGAGAGTCAGAACCGGTTCAAGTATCAGAATGGAATACCCAAGCCCGGTTTTTAAGCTATTACGAGTTAGCCCACAAACTCATCCCCTATGTTAAAGAACTAGGCTACACCCATATAGAATTATTACCCATTGCAGAACATCCTTTTGATGGTTCTTGGGGTTATCAAGTGACTGGGTATTATGCGCCCACCTCCCGTTATGGAACTCCCGAAGATTTCATGTATTTTGTGGATCAGTGTCATCAAAATGGCATTGGCGTTTTAGTCGACTGGGTACCCGGTCATTTTCCTAAAGATGGTCATGGGTTAGCCTTTTTTGATGGAACTCATCTCTATGAACATGCCGATCCTCGCAAGGGAGAACATAAAGAATGGGGAACTCTAGTCTTTAATTATGGACGCAATGAAGTCCGAAACTTTTTAGTGGCTAATGTTCTCTTCTGGTTCGATAAATATCATATTGATGGAATTCGAGTCGATGCCGTAGCCTCTATGCTCTATCTCGATTATGCTCGTAAAGAAGGAGAATGGGTAGCTAATGAGTACGGCGGACGGGAAAATTTAGACGCGGCTGATTTTTTACGTCAAGTCAATAGTGTATTGTTTGGGTATCATCCGGGAGCATTATCCATCGCTGAAGAGTCCACCGCTTGGCCGATGGTTTCTTGGCCAACTTATATGGGGGGATTAGGATTTAATCTCAAGTGGAATATGGGTTGGATGCACGATATGCTGGACTATTTCAGTATGGACCCTTGGTTCCGCCAGTTCCACCAAAATAATATTACTTTCAGTATGTGGTATCACCACAGTGAGAACTATATGCTGGCTCTTTCCCATGATGAGGTGGTTCATGGTAAGAGTAGTATCATGGGCAAAATGCCTGGGGATGAATGGCAAAAATATGCTAACGTCCGCACTTTATTCGCCTATATGTTTACTCACCCCGGTAAAAAGACCATGTTTATGAGCATGGAAATAGGACAATGGAGTGAGTGGAATGTTTGGGGTGATTTAGAATGGCATCTCTTGCAGTATGAACCCCACCAAAGGTTAAAACAGTTCTTTAGTGATGTTAATGCTCTTTATAAGAGTCAGCCTGCCCTTTATGAACGAGATTTTGAGCAGGAAGGGTTCCAATGGGTTGACTGTAGCGATAATCGTCATAGCGTCGTTTCTTTTATTCGTCGAGCAAAAGACCCCACTGATTTTGTCGTGGTAATTTGTAATTTTACCCCGCAACCCCACAGTCATTATCGTATAGGAGTCCCTGAATCCGGATTCTATACGGAGTTGTTTAATAGTGATGCTAAAAAATATGGCGGCAGCAATATGGGGAATTTAGGTGGTAAGTGGACTGATGAATGGTCATTTCATGGGTTACCTTATTCTCTTGATTTGTGCTTACCTCCTTTGGCGGTATTGGTGCTTAAGTTGGACCGAGATAAAACAGCCGAAGCTAAACAACAATCTCAGTCAGAATAA